AATCATAAATAAATTCCACTGACtctatttccaagttctatttggAATCTGTCCATTCCATCCATCTCCCTTTCTTGCCTGGATTACTTGCAGTAGTCTAGCTGCTTCCTGACCCGGCCTTAATCTATGATCTACACAGCATTGGAGTGACTCCTCTCAAAACTGAAGTTGGATCATGTCCATTTTCTGCTTAAAATTCTTCAGTCGTTTGCCATTGCTCTTGAAATAAATCTGAATGCCTTGTCTCGGACTTTTAGGTTCTGGGACCTGCTATCCACTCCAACCCATTTCTACTGTGTTCCCCTTGTGCCTGGTTTCTGGGACCACACGTGCTCTGCTATCTCAGAGCCTGTGCACTTACCGTTTCCCCTGTTTGTGATCTCTTTTACCAGCTCTTCACATGGATGGCCTTTTCTCATCCTTAGTttattgctggggattgaatccagggccttgcattgATAGGccaatgctgtaccactgagcagtATCCTCAGCCCCATCCTTTAGTTCTTAAGTCTCAATTTGGTAAGTAGCTCTTTCCTAGACACTTGATGAACAGAGTCACTTCTCTTCTTTATTCTCTATCTTAGCATATCTTCTCCTTTGTGCATTTTGAACTGTGACTATAGAGTTTGTAATCACAGATCATACAAGCTCATTGTCTGTAGCCTGCCAGTCTGTAAGCTCCAAGAGCAGAGACTTCAACTTGTCTTGTCTCTATGTGTCTAATACTAACACATCATTGATTCATGtaggggctcaataaatatttgttggatgaatgacCAAATGAAGTAGCTGATGATTGGATTCATAGGCAGGGTAATAGCATCATCCCTTGGTATCTACAGGGGATTGGTTCaacaacccccaccccccaccccatagataaaaaaatccatggatgctcaagtcccctAAATAAAATGGTACAGTGTTTGCATATCCTCCTGTATACATTAAATTATATCTAGATTTTTATAATATctgatacaatgtaaatgctatgcaaatacttgctatactgtattgtttaggtaatgatacaaaaaaaaagtttgtgtaaCTTCAGTAcaagcataattttttttcctgactattTTTGATgaagttggttgaatccatgcaTGGAGAACTCATAAATATGGAGGGCCAACTGTATGCcctaattttattgatttaaagctcaattttaaatttgtactttaaataataacaaatagaGAACCTGGCTTTGCCAGCTTCTTCCCTTTAAGTGAAGAGCACAGTGGCATCCAGGAGGAAAGTAAGCATCCTAGAGATGAGTCACACAGAGAACACTGTTTTTCTTCCAAAGACCATCTTGCTTTAAGCTTCCAGCAATGACTTACTCTAAAGAGGTTCCCAGTCCTGTTCTGGCAAACTGGAGCCAGAGCCTGGGTTGTGCTCTGGGATGACCTGGGGGCTTTCAGCCATACTGATGGCTGAGTTTCACTCCGAGAGACTCTGACTTTCCTGGCCTCGGGTGCATTCTGGATGgtgggattttaaaaattcccGTGTGATTCTAATGTGTAGCCAGGGCTCAACCTTCCAGTTCCTTCCTCAGTTGACCACTTTGTAAGACCTTCGCTGTGCTATATAGTCGTCTTTTTAGGGAGGAAGGGAGACCATGGAGGAAGGTTATAAACACATcaataattggaaaataatttttccgATTATTTTGTCAGTCATGAATTCTATTTGCAGTGGTTTTCTTAGTGCATTGTCTCACTGATCATTAGTCAATATTAGTCAATCCTTTAATTATGAGATAAGtaattagtatttttctttcttgtatttggtactggggattgatcccaggtgcactttaccactgagctacatccccagttccttttattttttattttgaggcaggataaGTTGCTAATTCTgtccctgaacttgtgatcctcctgcctcagcctcctgagttcccaGGATTTATCAGGCATGTGCTACCGTGCTTGGCTAAGTCATTAGTGTCTCTCTCAAATGATTCATGGAAACTCATCAGAAGTTAATTCCAttgattttgagtttttttctgagaagtatATCAAGTCTTCTGCAAAATATATCAAGACTGCACACTATTCCATGAAGAGGGAAGAAAGGCTGGTAAGTGATCGACTTGTGTTTCTCGTCGGAGTCCCTCTGCACCAGGGAAGCCTAACTGGGGAGTCTGCCTTGATCAGAGGCATCAGCCCTcagcccagccccacctccctTGGCCCTGACCCCCTCTGCTCTCAGCAGCTGATGTACTCACAGGTCTAACTGCAGGCTTGGTTCATCCCAGCTCTGGAGCTGATCAGAACAATGAACATCAGCAGCCTGGTGCCCTTCCATTATGCTCCCCATATTTGAGAGCTAATTAGTAAATCAACAAATAGCTATTGGcaatgtcttggctgggcacagaatcacgagccaccacacaccttgtagattcaaacaccaattctttattcccgaactcacaccggccctgtacaaaACACGTTCTGcggaaatcccagttctgccaccgcccaattcacctactccacgaggcttttttccaaatactttttgaatctcacgagaactcaatgggaactcaagcagcaggaacaccctattcccagcagtaataatcttcaacctccaacttccctaaaacccatattgtcttaaaccgggaatgccttaaacttgtcttaaaccgggaacgccctaaacccaaggacgggatactccctaaaacctgatcagctctaaacccggatccgccctggtccttgagcaaggtcaccttactaaagcatacatgcaatgtcccagcgaatgtcctctaagcaacatggggtacgctggcaaggaaatttcgatgcgtcaatcctacttggcaatggccctcagcaagctATGGTTAATAATCAGTATTCCTAGTTAATATCTAGTATCATTAATAATATGATGTGCCTTTGTATGTTTCCTACTTCCACTCATTTTCTACAGAACTCCTTTACTCCCCCATATATGAGTGTTTTGGAGCTAAAAATGTGTTCCAGAGGCTCAACTTTCCTCAGTTGGCCCACTTTGCAGACACTGTTCTGTGTTACATAGCCACCCTGCCCTGCATCCTGCTTCTTTGAGGATGGTGAAACTGGGGTGGGGGGCCAACACCGGGAAGATGctctctctctgcccacctcTCCTGGCATCCACCCCCATAGCCAGGCTGATGCATATTGCCCAGTGGAACACTCGATTCTGTGGCTAAGGTTCCAGATGCCTCGTCACATCCAACCTTGTTCTCTCTTAGGCTCTTGCTTTATACAATCTCATTGTCATTGCCATTGACCCTTTCCAGCTGAACAGCTTCCCTCCAGCCCCTGATCCCTTGCTGTAGGACAGGGTGTCTCATTCATCATTAGTTCTCTAACCATTTTCACGACTGTGGTCATCTCCTTGCAATACCTGtactattgtcatatatatatatattttttttcacgaCTTTGGTCATGTCCTTGCAATACTTGTACTATTGTctaatataatatcatatatatatatattcctctgGACCTGTAACCTGAAATAAACTCtccttcctttaagttgttcttgtcaggtattttggtcacagaaataaaaaggtgtGATTAGTGTGAGCTATTCAGGTACCGATAGCTATGAGATTAAATTAACTAACATATGTTTAGGGCTTAGGAAAGTGTTTGCACATAGTAAATGCTGTCTGATGTTAAATATTAGTACAAGCTGTGAGTTTCGGCAATGgaagtttcaagaaaaaaagtaGTTTATGGGTTCACTAGGTAccctttcttttgagaaaaatttgGCTAAGGAATCATAGTCGTGAACTCATATGTGTTCAATTTCATGGTAAATGCTGCAGGTATTTATTGATTCAAGATATTAGAGTTATATAAGTCAGGTGGCCTATATAGAaccaaaaatgatttaaaatggcACCTGACTGCAATTGGTTATTCCAAATGGGTATTCTATACAAATCTGAAAATGATAACCTTCACCCAGACCccattctcaaaatattttttcctgtgaagTTTGTTAACTTTGCTTGAAAGAGTGTTTTCACTAAGTATTGGGAGCAGTATAAATTGTGGTTGTGTACAAtccaaatgttctttttttgcagtgctggggattgaacccagggtcttgaacaTGCTAAGCATGAGTGCTACCACAAAGCTGCACCCCAGCTCCCATTTCAAATGTCTTTAAGAGGCTTTATATTATGACAATagtaaatagaacaaaataagctacaaaactttcaaattatttaataagttttaatatttcataGTAAGCTCTTCAGGTCATAATATAAACtctatttttcctatttccattctgAAGTAATTAAAGCATcagttacattattttaaatgtcttaatTACATTTACTTGAGCACAATCGATTACATTTATGAAGAATAACAAAGGAACTATAAAGCTATATTTGAATGAAACCCTTTACTCTGATTTTGAAACctaatcagaaaaacatatttagtACAATAATAATCCTCTACACACACATCATCCTCGTTAGGGTACCTGTGTTACAAAAACCATCACATTAAGCAAAAGTATTCATCtaattaataaaaactaaaattcttttttaaaacatttaaactttACCACTaccagagatttttaaaagttgtaaataTACACTTTGGAGATAAAATGATCAAATTACTTCTTGAGAGTATTCTAACAAGTTCTGAATGCTAAGCAAAAATCTTATGAAATGTCTCAGGGGATAAAATCATAAAGCTTTTTATCTGAAGCTGTTTAGATGCCTCTAAGAGCCGAATGAGGATGTGTGAAATTCCCTAAGAGAGAAAAGGCTAATGGAAAGGCTCAGGGAGGGAACCACAGGCTTGGCCTTCCACTGCAGCTCCCAAGCTAAGGCCAATATTGTTAATCTTCCTGTTCTGCAGTTTGCTTATTTGTTCATTTGGGAGAATCGTATTTTCTCAACCTAATTGTATGTACCATAGCCAGTCTCAAAATGCTGCACAAACTTTCCCAATACTGTCAAATATTTCCAACAGATAACTTCCTTAGCTAGTTAGCATTTTTACTACTATCTCTGTTTCTTGGAACACAAGACCCATCTCCCAGCTCAACAAAAGATAGTTGccattttgcattttccttcctGCACGCACACCAGTATCATGCACAGGGCAACTTGGAATGTCTTTCAAAAGTCCTCACTGTCATAGCTAAAGAGTGGACCTGCTCTGTCCACATAACTGATGGCAGAGCCCAGCCCATACAGACACACATCCCAGGCATCGGCTCCCTCTGGCCTAGAGGGAGCTGCCTCTTGAGGGAAAGCCAATGTGGATCTGATGGCCCGGCAATCTCCTGGAACTTTCAGAGGAATTTTCCCTGCTGGAGAGGGTGCCCTGGTGACTGCAGCTGGGGGGTCCAGGGCTTCTGGGCAGACAGACATCAGGACATTGTCAGCAGCATAGTTACAGGTTGAAAGGGTGTTAACCTCCTGTCCACTGTCACTGTGTTTCAGAGCAGGGCACGGGTAGGCCTGGTAGGACActttggtggtagtggtgatcACTGTCTGCAGGGCTGGGCCACCGGCCGAAGGAGTCGAGAGGTACCTACACGGAAACTCTGGATTTTGACGTGGGGGCGTGGCCATGGCCTGTAACTGTCCATGGTCAGTCCTCTCCCCAAGGCTGGGTTTTCCAAGTGCTGATTTCCAGCTGCATTGTTTACTGGTGAAATCAAAATTCCTCTCGTAGCTGCTGCATGAATTGCCATTATATTGGAGTGCGTTCAGATGAACCCAGTCTGGGTCTTTAGGAACACTGGTAGAATCTTTACAAAGGGTGGGATAGGGGCTTGCATTTGTGTATCCGGGGCCTGTCAATTCATAGCTGCAGGGTGGTCGAGGCCAATAGATTTTGGGGTTTGGGTATTTCTGAAAGGGAGGCACCATGTCCCCTTGAAAGACTGCTAGGTCACAGGTGGCTTTGTAAGCATCAGAGTTTGGGAAGGAAGTACAAGGCTGCCCTGGAATAAGGCAGCTCGTGTCAGTAATTACATCAAACAGTTCTGGATTTTCCAGGAAAGATGTGCTGTTGAAATATTCACTGCTGTCTTGATTTGCtcctgcctaaaaaaaaaaaaaaaaaaagatacaaatgcagaaatgtgatatataaatgGCGTAGACATCTTCACCCATAACAATAGTCGACcatgcaaataaaaacaagtttCCAGTTAGTGGGCTCTGTATTGTGACAATACACTGCTAAGTGACATGATTTGGGCTTGTGGTCCAGAGTTTGATAAACTTGAGATTGCTCAGGAATGAGGAAGGTCTGTAGAAACCAGGCAGGATGAGTGGGAGCGGCAGGTGGTCCTGTTCTCACCCATGCAGTGTCCATAACAGTGGATGCTCAGGAGTACACAGAGCTGGCTTCAGGTTCTGACTCTGTCCCTCACTAACTGAACAAGTAACTCAACCTCTCTGAGTTTTAGATTCCTTATTAGAAATATGAAGAGTTTCTGCAACCACTAAATGTATGCCCCTCCCAGATCAGTGCCTGGCGTGTGGCAGGGCTCAAACAGTGTCAGTTTCTGATATCCTCCCATGGACACTCTGCCTGCTTGAAATCCTTCTGGAAAAGCCATGCTGTATCAAGTTGCCTAAAGAAACGTTATCTGTTCCTTTACAAATGTTTATtcagtttggatcttaagtgtctGCCAGAGACCCACATATTATAGGCTTGGTCCTCAGGGTGGTGCTAACTGGGAGGTGAGGGGGCCTTTAGGAGGTGGATTCTTGTTGAAGGTTATAGGTCCTTGGGGACCTGCTCTCagaggggatattgggaccctggccccttctctctGCTGTTTCTCTTTTACTTCTGGCCATAAGGTAAGGGCTTTCTCTACCATGcactcaccacaggcccaaaagaaACAGTCTAAtcaaccatggattgaaatcaccaaaactataagccaaaataaaactttccttttttaaaaatttgattgaCTTAGGCATTTCGTTACAGTACcagaaagctggctaacacaaATATAAAGGGCCCTTTCAAGGAT
Above is a genomic segment from Urocitellus parryii isolate mUroPar1 chromosome 8, mUroPar1.hap1, whole genome shotgun sequence containing:
- the Gcm2 gene encoding chorion-specific transcription factor GCMb — translated: MPAEVAQDAERACAYGMKLNWDINDPQMPQEPAHFDHFREWPDGYVRYIYSREEKKAQRHLSGWAMRNTNNHNGHILKKSCLGVVVCARACALPDGSSLQLRPAICDKARLKQQKKACPNCHSALELIPCRGHSGYPVTNFWRLDGNAIFFQAKGVHDHARPESKSETEARRSALKRQMTSFYQPQKKRMRELEAGANQDSSEYFNSTSFLENPELFDVITDTSCLIPGQPCTSFPNSDAYKATCDLAVFQGDMVPPFQKYPNPKIYWPRPPCSYELTGPGYTNASPYPTLCKDSTSVPKDPDWVHLNALQYNGNSCSSYERNFDFTSKQCSWKSALGKPSLGERTDHGQLQAMATPPRQNPEFPCRYLSTPSAGGPALQTVITTTTKVSYQAYPCPALKHSDSGQEVNTLSTCNYAADNVLMSVCPEALDPPAAVTRAPSPAGKIPLKVPGDCRAIRSTLAFPQEAAPSRPEGADAWDVCLYGLGSAISYVDRAGPLFSYDSEDF